A single region of the Vidua macroura isolate BioBank_ID:100142 chromosome 12, ASM2450914v1, whole genome shotgun sequence genome encodes:
- the COPS2 gene encoding COP9 signalosome complex subunit 2 isoform X1 has protein sequence MSDMEDDFMCDDEEDYDLEYSEDSNSEPNVDLENQYYNSKALKEDDPKAALSSFQKVLELEGEKGEWGFKALKQMIKINFKLTNFPEMMNRYKQLLTYIRSAVTRNYSEKSINSILDYISTSKQNSDFLCQMDLLQEFYETTLEALKDAKNDRLWFKTNTKLGKLYLEREEYGKLQKILRQLHQSCQTDDGEDDLKKGTQLLEIYALEIQMYTAQKNNKKLKALYEQSLHIKSAIPHPLIMGVIRECGGKMHLREGEFEKAHTDFFEAFKNYDESGSPRRTTCLKYLVLANMLMKSGINPFDSQEAKPYKNDPEILAMTNLVSAYQNNDITEFEKILKTNHSNIMDDPFIREHIEELLRNIRTQVLIKLIKPYTRIHIPFISKELNIDVADVESLLVQCILDNTIHGRIDQVNQLLELDHQKRGGARYTALDKWTNQLNSLNQAVVSKLA, from the exons GAATATTCTGAGGACAGCAACTCTGAACCAAATGTGGATCTGGAAAATCAATACTACAATTCCAAAGCTTTGAAGGAAGATGACCCTAAAGCAGCATTAAGCAGTTTTCAGAAG gTTTTGGAACTCGAAGGTGAAAAGGGAGAATGGGGATTCAAAGCTCTGAAACAGAtgattaaaataaactttaaattg actAACTTTCCTGAAATGATGAATAGGTATAAACAGCTATTGACCTACATACGGAGTGCAGTTACAAGGAATTACTCTGAAAAATCCATCAATTCTATTCTTGATTATATCTCCACTTCCAAGCAG aattctgattttttatGTCAGATGGATTTGCTTCAGGAATTCTATGAAACAACACTTGAAGCTCTGAAAGATGCTAAGAATGATAGATTGTGgtttaaaacaaacacaaag CTTGGCAAATTATATTTAGAACGAGAAGAATATGGAAAATTACAAAAGATTTTGCGTCAGCTGCATCAGTCATGCCAG ACTGATGATGGGGAAGATGATCTAAAAAAAGGTACTCAACTATTGGAAATCTATGCTTTGGAAATTCAAATGtatacagcacagaaaaataacaaaaaacttAAAGCACTATATGAACAGTCATTGCACATCAAGTCAGCCATTCCTCATCCACTGATCATGGGAGTTATCAGAG aatgtGGAGGCAAAATGCACTTAAGAGAAGGAGAGTTTGAAAAGGCACATACTGATTTTTTTGAAGCATTCAAGAATTACGATGAATCAGGGAGCCCCAGAAGAACCACTTGCTTAAAATATTTGGTCTTAGCAAACATGCTCATGAAGTCTGGAATAAATCCATTTGATTCTCaggag GCTAAACCATACAAAAATGATCCAGAGATTCTAGCAATGACGAATTTAGTAAG tgcctATCAGAATAATGACATCACTGAATTTGAGAAGATTCTGAAAACAAATCACAGCAACATCATGGACGATCCCTTCATAAGGGAGCACATTGAAG AGCTTTTGCGAAACATCAGAACACAAGTgcttataaaattaattaagccTTACACAAGAATAcatattccttttatttctaaG gaGTTAAACATAGATGTAGCTGATGTGGAAAGCTTGCTTGTGCAGTGCATATTGGATAA CACTATACATGGCCGAATTGATCAAGTCAACCAGCTCCTAGAACTGGACCATCAGAAGAGAGGTGGTGCACGTTATACTGCGTTAGATAAATGGACCAACCAACTAAATTCTCTCAACCAGGCTGTAGTCAGCAAGCTGGCCTAA
- the COPS2 gene encoding COP9 signalosome complex subunit 2 isoform X2, producing the protein MSDMEDDFMCDDEEDYDLEYSEDSNSEPNVDLENQYYNSKALKEDDPKAALSSFQKVLELEGEKGEWGFKALKQMIKINFKLTNFPEMMNRYKQLLTYIRSAVTRNYSEKSINSILDYISTSKQMDLLQEFYETTLEALKDAKNDRLWFKTNTKLGKLYLEREEYGKLQKILRQLHQSCQTDDGEDDLKKGTQLLEIYALEIQMYTAQKNNKKLKALYEQSLHIKSAIPHPLIMGVIRECGGKMHLREGEFEKAHTDFFEAFKNYDESGSPRRTTCLKYLVLANMLMKSGINPFDSQEAKPYKNDPEILAMTNLVSAYQNNDITEFEKILKTNHSNIMDDPFIREHIEELLRNIRTQVLIKLIKPYTRIHIPFISKELNIDVADVESLLVQCILDNTIHGRIDQVNQLLELDHQKRGGARYTALDKWTNQLNSLNQAVVSKLA; encoded by the exons GAATATTCTGAGGACAGCAACTCTGAACCAAATGTGGATCTGGAAAATCAATACTACAATTCCAAAGCTTTGAAGGAAGATGACCCTAAAGCAGCATTAAGCAGTTTTCAGAAG gTTTTGGAACTCGAAGGTGAAAAGGGAGAATGGGGATTCAAAGCTCTGAAACAGAtgattaaaataaactttaaattg actAACTTTCCTGAAATGATGAATAGGTATAAACAGCTATTGACCTACATACGGAGTGCAGTTACAAGGAATTACTCTGAAAAATCCATCAATTCTATTCTTGATTATATCTCCACTTCCAAGCAG ATGGATTTGCTTCAGGAATTCTATGAAACAACACTTGAAGCTCTGAAAGATGCTAAGAATGATAGATTGTGgtttaaaacaaacacaaag CTTGGCAAATTATATTTAGAACGAGAAGAATATGGAAAATTACAAAAGATTTTGCGTCAGCTGCATCAGTCATGCCAG ACTGATGATGGGGAAGATGATCTAAAAAAAGGTACTCAACTATTGGAAATCTATGCTTTGGAAATTCAAATGtatacagcacagaaaaataacaaaaaacttAAAGCACTATATGAACAGTCATTGCACATCAAGTCAGCCATTCCTCATCCACTGATCATGGGAGTTATCAGAG aatgtGGAGGCAAAATGCACTTAAGAGAAGGAGAGTTTGAAAAGGCACATACTGATTTTTTTGAAGCATTCAAGAATTACGATGAATCAGGGAGCCCCAGAAGAACCACTTGCTTAAAATATTTGGTCTTAGCAAACATGCTCATGAAGTCTGGAATAAATCCATTTGATTCTCaggag GCTAAACCATACAAAAATGATCCAGAGATTCTAGCAATGACGAATTTAGTAAG tgcctATCAGAATAATGACATCACTGAATTTGAGAAGATTCTGAAAACAAATCACAGCAACATCATGGACGATCCCTTCATAAGGGAGCACATTGAAG AGCTTTTGCGAAACATCAGAACACAAGTgcttataaaattaattaagccTTACACAAGAATAcatattccttttatttctaaG gaGTTAAACATAGATGTAGCTGATGTGGAAAGCTTGCTTGTGCAGTGCATATTGGATAA CACTATACATGGCCGAATTGATCAAGTCAACCAGCTCCTAGAACTGGACCATCAGAAGAGAGGTGGTGCACGTTATACTGCGTTAGATAAATGGACCAACCAACTAAATTCTCTCAACCAGGCTGTAGTCAGCAAGCTGGCCTAA